One genomic segment of Polyodon spathula isolate WHYD16114869_AA chromosome 35, ASM1765450v1, whole genome shotgun sequence includes these proteins:
- the LOC121303903 gene encoding bone morphogenetic protein 2-like, translated as MMVPASFLVLMFLLIPQAWSSPEGGSSSGPPQPVMEPSLAQAIQTLLLTRLGLRSLPTPRPGVLIPQYLLHLYRFHSQEFHLIQDSGFVFPAGHTQNANTVRGFHHLEALEDLSSSPLQETQQFHFTFNVSSVPQDEQVTSVELRFYRRDNLGHTDSGLQRVNLYYVPDHDPTLHSKKNAQLLESKLLTSDHGSDQWESFNVSSDVFDWVGRRAGNLVFMLEVIHLNGSHPYLKQIGHLRVRRSVDQDESSWAHERPLLVTYSHDGRGQPLAPKVTKRHGKSQHFVPRVKGWVKDQESGHKRANGLGTDGKRVKRNGKRNQKLKKLAMARCKRHPLFVDFKDVGWNQWIVAPSGYHAYYCQGECRFPLADHMNSSSHAMVQTLVNSVNRKVPRACCVPTELSSIAMLYLDQHERVVLKNYQEMVVESCGCR; from the exons ATGATGGTACCTGCTagcttcctggttctgatgtttCTGCTGATACCTCAAGCCTGGTCGAGTCCCGAGGGTGGATCGAGCAGCGGGCCCCCCCAGCCTGTTATGGAGCCCAGCCTTGCCCAGGCCATCCAGACCCTCCTCCTGACAAGGCTGGGACTGAGGAGCCTCCCGACACCCCGCCCTGGAGTCCTGATCCCTCAGTACCTGCTCCACCTCTACCGCTTCCACTCCCAGGAGTTCCACCTCATCCAGGACTCGGGGTTTGTATTCCCAGCCGGGCACACCCAGAACGCCAACACTGTGCGTGGCTTCCATCACCTGG AGGCCCTTGAAGACTTGTCTTCCAGTCCTCTACAGGAGACCCAGCAGTTCCATTTCACTTTCAACGTCTCATCTGTTCCTCAAGACGAGCAAGTGACCTCAGTCGAGCTACGTTTCTACCGTCGAGACAACTTGGGCCACACAGACTCTGGTTTACAAAGGGTTAACTTATATTACGTCCCTGATCACGACCCCACTCTTCACTCTAAGAAGAATGCCCAGCTTCTGGAATCCAAACTGCTGACAAGCGACCACGGTTCCGACCAGTGGGAGAGCTTCAACGTCAGTTCTGATGTCTTTGACTGGGTTGGCAGAAGAGCTGGCAACTTGGTTTTCATGTTGGAGGTAATTCACCTTAATGGGAGCCACCCTTATTTGAAACAGATAGGACACCTTAGAGTCAGACGATCTGTGGACCAGGATGAGTCTAGCTGGGCTCACGAGAGACCCTTACTGGTCACCTACAGCCATGATGGGCGAGGGCAGCCTTTGGCGCCCAAGGTCACAAAAAGGCACGGCAAAAGCCAGCATTTTGTTCCAAGGGTGAAAGGTTGGGTGAAAGACCAGGAGAGTGGTCACAAAAGGGCCAATGGACTCGGAACTGATGGGAAAAGAGTCAAAAGGAACGGGAAAAGGAACCAGAAACTAAAAAAGTTAGCAATGGCTCGTTGCAAAAGACATCCCTTGTTTGTTGATTTTAAGGACGTGGGCTGGAATCAGTGGATTGTTGCTCCCAGTGGGTACCACGCCTACTATTGCCAAGGGGAATGCCGCTTCCCTTTAGCAGACCACATGAACTCCTCAAGCCATGCAATGGTCCAGACTTTGGTGAACTCTGTCAACCGCAAGGTCCCGCGTGCCTGCTGTGTCCCAACCGAGCTCAGCTCCATCGCCATGCTCTACCTGGACCAACACGAACGTGTGGTCCTCAAGAACTACCAGGAGATGGTGGTGGAGAGCTGCGGCTGCAGATAA